The following DNA comes from Papaver somniferum cultivar HN1 chromosome 4, ASM357369v1, whole genome shotgun sequence.
GGGAGAAAGTGGAGAGATCTATGTCTGGTAATTCACCCAAATTGGTAATTGGGGTGCACAGTTGAGCATAATCAGGCTCAGTAGAGCTTTGTTCTTCATGGATAACCTCAAGGCTAGAAACATTGGAATTAGCTCTGGTGCATTTTCTTAGGTAAGACCTTGGATTGATATTTCTTTTGAGGTTTGTTGTATCTTCTTGTTAGGCCGAATTTCCTTCTCCTATGGTGATTATAGAGCTGGTATTTGGGATAGCAGCAATTTTGAATCTTCTTGAGGAGCTGGTAGTGTGAATCGGTCCCTTTGGAATAGACTCAAAACCAGTAATTGAGGTGGCAACAGTAGCATTTTGAGTTGTAACTTGTTTTAAGATAATTGGAAAGCCATTTTCCATCTGAGTTGGGTGTTTTTTAATAGGGCCAACATCAGAAATCTTCAGGGTAGTGCATCTGTTGACAAAGGGGCCCATTTGAAAAGTGTTTGACAAACTTTTATGAGAAGTGTTTTCCATTCTTTGATCAACAGCTACAGTTTTGCCTTTGGAACTTACTTCAATAGCAGTAGATCCCATTTGAGTATCTGGTATAACCTCAGAATGTTGCATATTGATGTCAGTGTTTCTAGCATATGGAGGAGTTACTTGTTTGGATGCTGAAGGCATCATTAACTTTGAAACACTCGTAAGAGTGTAATTACGGCAACGAGAGTCCAGATCTGTAATCTTCTTTTGCTTTAGTTTCCAAGCAGGGCAGTTGATCTTTGTGATCAACGATGCGATAGGAAGTACAGAAATATCTTGGAACTCTGATGTGTCTACATTCAATAAGAAAAGGTTCATTCCTACCATTTGTGAAAAGCGGAATGCCTGTTGGTAGAGCTTTCTGAACTGGAATTCTAATGCAGACTTTAACATTCTTCTTATGAGGATGTTTACCAAACGGATTCTGAGCTTCTATGAGTTCTCCCATATTTAGGGTGAGAATCTTAAGATCTTAAAACTCTGTGCATTCATTGGGGATGTTACACAAGATGAACCAcataatttcttcatcaaaagaaaGTTGGTGATTTGGTGGCCAACCTTCAATTGGTACAACTTTTAGCACCATTAGGTAACCACAGACGAACCAAGGTTTCTGAGAATTGATTCTGTTATCCTCTTCTGATAAGTAGCGGATGAGAACTTTGTTCCTCTCACCATTGAAGGTAGTGACAGTAGGGTGTTGATCTAATGGCCAATTGTTGCAGATATAAAATCTGATAGAGGAGGTTGGGATCAGAGTTTCACAACAAACATATCCTTCCATACACCATTTCCAGTTAGTATCAGCTTCTGCTATGGAAACTTTCTTATCAATGAAGACTGGTTTAGTAAGAGAAGATGGTAGATTTAATTTTTCAGACATctggtttgagagagtttgaattTCAAGATTCAAGTTTTGGGGATTCTCAAAAGAAGAGGGGATTTCCATAGTATAAAGGCAATGGGTATATATGAATGTTATTTGATTGAGATCAGAATTCCAAGTAACTATTATAAAATGAAGAGATAGAGAGAAGAATCTCTTATTGATATTGTTTTGATAAAGGTAACAGGCAATGTGGAAGAGGGAAATGCAGGAGGGGTTTGTTTCCTTTTGAATGTGAACCTTAAAAAAGGAATGAGAAGGTTGTTGACCATAGTCAGAGAAACTTTCAGGAGAGTTTTGGTGTAAGGTTGTTGTAGGAAAGCTGCAAGTTATGCTTTGGGTGAGAGGTTTGACATATGGAATGTCACTATCGTTACCATGCTTTTGAGTTTGTCTTCGAACCAAGGTATTCATGTGAGTATTATGGGGGGAGAGCCACAAGAGGATGTGGCTAATAGTACCTTGTTGGAACATTTGAGACAGATTGGATTGAGGATAGGTGACATGGATATGGGTTGTCGAGTATTTATTTTGTTTGTCATTATTCACGATGACGTTGAGGTGATAATGTAAACTGCCAAATGTAATAATGGTAGAAAAGGGGGGAATTGTTTTTTGTCTGGATGGGTGGTAAGGGGGAAGATTTTTTTGTGCTTGCTGGGTGGTTAGGTTTGATGGATAGACTAAAGACGTTTCTATCTAATATGTCCCAGGTTGCGGTGAAGCCTCCCAACTGGTGTTGCCATCTCCTAGTTTGCATAAAACATAAAatgttaattagaccccaaagataaatatcaaagtttggtaacccaccagatactcccttaatggcAAATCCAAAGGAAGTAAAGGTCTTAATGaagattaggtgttgaaaataggtcttgatagggtaattATGATTTGGATGGGTAAAATCAGACGCATGGATTTGAAGAGGCGTGGTAAACAAAGCGACATGACGCTTAACCAAGCGCCTTAAATGGTAATGAATAGGTATGGTGAGGGCTTTAAAAGGTGGTTTTTGGGGGTAATTAGCATATTTAGAGCAGAAAATTATcgttctatcaacagaaaagaaaAGGTTTAGGGAGAATTTAGAAAGTCTAAAAAATGGCCGGCAAGTCTTCTCAGAGTGCAAGGGTTGTGGGAGTTCCTGAAGAGTCTCCTCTGCCGTCATCTGCTGCATCTCCAGATTCACCAGAATATACACAAGCCAAGGCTCTTCTTTCTTCACTGAGGATTGCAGAGTTACAGAAGCTACAGGAGGATGTGCGATCTGAGATCAATCGTCAGTTGCAACTTCAAATCCAACAAAGGAAGGAAGAGAAGGCTGCTCGAGAATGAGAACGAGAAGAGAGAAGGCTTGAGAGATTGTATGATGCATGGCTGCCAAAATATTTTAAGAGGCGAGAGAGAAAAGATAAAGAGTGGGAGGAGAAGCAAGCGAAGAAACAAGCAAAGGCACCCAAGTATGGAAGTGTAACTGAAAGTGATTATGAGTTAACTGATGGGTTTGAGGCTGAGAGAGAGAGATGTAGACCAGTGATTTGGATTCAGATGCTTATGGGGTCAAGAAGAGGACAATCATGGAAGAATGGTGTATGATGAAAAACATTTAAGGAGCCGATTTGAGTATGAAATTTCCAACCCCAAGATCTTCTCAAGAACCATGAATGAGGGTGAATCAGAAAGATTGAAAGTAAGTTTGAATGTGCCTGATTCCGATGATGAAAATGAGGAAGATAGAGATGATGCTTCATACTCCAGTGGAACTTCGCCTACTCCATCAGATAGTGAAGATAGTGAACTATGTGAAGTGGATGAATGGGATGAGTTGTGGTGAACACTGCAGAGTTACTAGAAGAGGCCAGATTTTCAGGTTGAGCATAAAGCCTGAAAAAAATTAGCAAGTTTTTTATGAAATGGCTCTTCTGGTAACTTCCCTTTATCCCAGACTTCTTAAatgtgttgttgttgatggtggtaagTTTCTTTTTGCTTCTTAAGGGTAATCGGTTGGCTTTGTTTGCagttttttttggtttgtgtGCTTGTATAGTTGTTGCTGGTAAGGGTTAAACAAGTAGTAGTCTTGGAGGTTTTCTGATGAACAGTTGGTAGTCCTGTGGTAAATGGAGTTTGATTAGTGATATTTTGAATGTTGTAATTTGAACTGAATGTTGGGGATTTTGGTACTCAGTGTTTCGAATGTCTAAACTCTTATAATGGTTTATGAAACTCTGAGAAGATTCGGGGCTAATTTTAGTAATATCGCTGTTTCTATTTCCTGCTAAGCTTGTGGACAAATTGAATATCTTAATAAaaatggtgagactataggtgaATAAACTTGTACTAGGATCTTTGATATTAAAGAATTGAAAAATATAGGATATGTAGTTAACAATAAAAGCAATGCAAATGACGAGAGATTGATGAACAGAACTCATGAAAGGTGAAAAACGCTCCTGACACCCTTACAAAATTATCATTGAAACAAACCAATGCTCTATCAAAGTGAAAGCATTTCTTTTCCACAGATGGAGGGGAGTATCATTTTGGCCCTCCTATAAAGAAATCCTACTTAGCCACTGTGTAGACTAGAGCCCACACTAAAGACAAACGCTATGAATCAgatgaaagtattcagtattccacAGTATAATTGTACGTATCCCAACTCTACCCCGATATGGTTGTACGTATTAATTCATATCCGTAGCATCTCGTTGTAGCTTTATCTCAACTGCATTTAGTACAATAATAGTCTGGGAAAAAATAAACTGGGTACATCGTACACACAGTGTTTCCACCGGCCCTATCCCCATTGATCCCTCATCAGTTTGGGGACTCAATTTTAGGTGCAGCAATTGTTTTTCACAAAATTTTGTGTTTTTGGAGTGCAGAGTCGTATATTCCAAATCCTAGATACGGAAACAGAAATTTGAATCCGAAATGAATAGATGTATCTCCTCATCCtcatatgctcatcatgcacgtCTTCTCCTTATGAATGCTTTTTTGGTTCTTGCTGTATTTACCATGAGTTATAGTTGTACTAGTTCAGTGACAACCCTGCAGGAGAGTAACGATATGGACCAACCTCCGGCGATATTTGTTTTGGGAGATTCCTTGGTTGATCCTGGAAACATTAACTACGTTAATCCACTTAAAAATAATAACTTCCCAtatggaattgattttcctaCCGGGAAAAGATTTACAGGTCGTTTTTGCAATGGAAGAACAATTATCGACATCATAGGTAAGAATGTATTTTGTTATTTTGTAAAAGTTTGACCATTAAGTGATCATTTGTCCATGTTTCGAGCAGGAGAAGAGTTGGGAGTGAAAGATTACATTCCTCCTTACTTGGATCCAACAACAGTTGGAGATGTCGTTCTTCGGGGAGTCAATTATGCTTCTGGTGGTGCTGGAATTTTTAACGACACTGGCGCTGTCTTTGTACGTAAATCATAAGCTTTATAGATTTCTTCGGTTTATACATGGTTaaaatttgagcaatattttgattATACAGGGTAATCGGATTAACATGGATGCACAAATCGATTACTATGCGAACACAAGGAACTACATAATCACGAATATCAGTAGTGGTGGTTCTAAGAAACTTCTTAACAAAGCTCTCTTCTTTGTGATAGTGGGTGCCAATGAATTCATTGACAACTACTTCACTCCATTTTTCTCAATACCTGAGCAGAAGTTGGTTTCCCCGGaaatgtatgttgattcaatgaTCTCAAAATTCAGACTTCAACTAACAGTAAGATGAATTACTTAATTCCTTCCGTTTTTTCGATTTCTCATCCAATGCACGCGCTTACATTAACATCTGAGGATTTTGTTTTGTTCATTTACATGGTCACTATATGTAGAGACTGTATGAAATGGATGCAAGAAAGATTGTGGTAGCAAATGTTGGACCTGTTGGTTGCATTCCAACAGAAAGAACTTTGAATTACAGATGGTACGCAATCGGTGATGATTCTTGCAGGAGTGTGATGAATAATACAGCAATGTTATTCAACAAGAAACTGAAGAGCCTAATCATGGAGTTGAACTCAAACCTTGTTGGATCCAAATTTGTATACGGAGATAGCTACAACATGCTTTCTCATATTACGAATAACTATAAATCCTACGGTATGTAAGTAAGCTGGACATCTTATGTTTATTTGAGGTTAACTACTTGTTAATGAGTATTGATTTTGTCTGTCTGTCTTTGTAGGTTTTGAGAATTATAAATGTGGGTGTTATAATGTACTTCTGGATCCAACTCAAGGATTGCACTACCCGGTGCCATTAGTTTGCGAGGACCGGTCCAAGTATGTATTTTGGGATTTTGCTCATCCAAGTGAAGCTACTAATCTCATTTTAGCAAAGATGTTTCTCGACGATCATGGTTCTAGATACACATATCCAATGAATGTTAGCCAACTCTACTACTCATGAAGTTGTTAAGCAATTTACCCAATTAATAAACCATGACCGACTGAACATGCTCGGTTTCTTGATTGCCAGCCACATTATACTTGGAAGCTGCATTAACATCACACAAATGTATCAGCAATTAAATTAAGATCGTTATCCACAGCGACAGAGAATTATGATATGTATGACTACAAACGTACAAAATAAGATGTTGGGGCGAAGCCGAATCCTCCAAAGAATCCAAGAAGGTCACCAAGAAATGGGAAAGTTACACCAAAGAACAGTGTAAGACCTGTGAAGTGAAAAAGTAGGTATCATTTTCAAAATACTAGTGTTGCTGTAAGTAATCTGGAGGAAAACAATATTAGTATTCTCTTCCTCACCAACATAAGTAGATCGAGTGACAAGTCGAAGTGGGAATCCTCGCTGAAATTTGAGTCGTTTCACGAATATATTCTCGAGCATATCAAACACTGGCATGGCATATACCTGCAAGTCAATTACATCTTAATTACTTAGGAATTACGGCATAATTTAGGCGCATAGACATCAATCATGCCAAGTTATGACCTCGGTTTTTACCTGGTAGCTACCGATGACATGAATGACAACCATCATGTTAGCAGCGGCTATGAGCCATTCTGGTCGTTTTAAGGCTAAAAGCAGGTTATCTTCCACATCTTGCCCGAATGCCCAGTAACCAATCATAGCAACGGGGAAGTAGCAAATTGCTGTAATAAAATATGCAGTCCTTGCACCTTTCCACATCGGTACTTTGGAAGGTTTACTGGGAGTTGACGGAATTGTAGCCTGAATTTCAAGAACAACGGCATGACGAAAGAGATTTGTCCCAATGCGTTAAACACCCTAAACATGTTATCAGCCGGAGTGGTACTTTTATACCCGTAGCTCACATTATCAACTTGACCTTTGCTCAAGCACGCCACCCAAGATATTGTTGAATAACTGCAGTCAAGAATTCACAGTAAGAAACAACTCCCTTCTACTAGGGGGATGAGATATAGCAGAACGCCTACATACATAAAAAGAATACCTGAGTGACATAATGGCGGCCGCTAAGGAAACACCGGCAACCGAATTGAAATTGGGAAGTTGAGAGAGGAATAAATGAATGGAACCAAAGATGCAAATCCAGTAAGATTGTTTAAGCCTAGTGCAATCGGTGCAGGCGATCTCCATGAACTTCTTCAGACACTTTCCTCCAGTCACCATGTACACTATATCACAACCTACCTGCACTATAAGCTGTTGTGGTAGAACTACCCATGGTCCTAGTTTCGGTCCAAAGGCATGCTGACCAAGTTGGTAATAACGATCGAAACGAGTCCCTCCAGGAACAATTTCATGAAGCTCTATCATTTGCCAAATTGTGAACAAGGTTATGCACCATGACAGTACTAAAATGAATGTTCCTGGACCCCTGTATGTTTATGTCAACGAAAAAGCTGTTAGCTATACCTAAAAAGATAGAACATCACATATTTTGTGTATGCATGTGTGATAAATAGGTATACCATCCCAAGTAGGCCATGGCATTAGGCAAGCTGAGAACACCGGCGCCAACCATGGCAGTGACAGTGTGAAAAGCTGAATACCACCATTTTGCTTCACGGGGAGGACCCTGATCTTCCAACTCTTCATTTTCTCTTGCCCACTCTTTTAATTCGTATTCACCAACTTCCTGCAAAATGATAATCAGTCATTTTAagatgtgaaaaatactagaaccccctactatatgggttcaatatagagaagccccattaaatggatcattcattgtcaactccattctttcacattttgatatttctaggcccaaaacTTTAGAATTCCGGGCCTGTTAATAAAAgttttatttaaaataatttttataataccAAGAATACCCTTTAGTATATAAATGCAATAAAACTAGGCATAGGTTTCATTTTcggttttcttttttctctccacTGCTCTGCAAATAACGAAGAATGGAGATTCACTTGATGAAACTCGAAGAAAACTTGAGGATTCAACATCTTAtcgaaagaaaaagat
Coding sequences within:
- the LOC113275623 gene encoding GDSL esterase/lipase At4g16230-like → MDARKIVVANVGPVGCIPTERTLNYRWYAIGDDSCRSVMNNTAMLFNKKLKSLIMELNSNLVGSKFVYGDSYNMLSHITNNYKSYGFENYKCGCYNVLLDPTQGLHYPVPLVCEDRSKYVFWDFAHPSEATNLILAKMFLDDHGSRYTYPMNVSQLYYS